In a single window of the Hypanus sabinus isolate sHypSab1 chromosome 15, sHypSab1.hap1, whole genome shotgun sequence genome:
- the LOC132405518 gene encoding microfibril-associated glycoprotein 3-like — MKHPGLSVILTFNFCVFVCGLHNGTNYSSVIVRKGSSVPHEGSNFLSNLPTQRDLIVKEGASVLIECNVNSSQFYNIVWYNSKGSLLEENSKTVGKWLILDGGELNITSVTFADRGRYTCVATNSHGTSSYTVTLRVVFTTGDMGIYYMIVCLIAFSIIMILNITRLCMMSSHLRKTEKAINDFFKMEGAEKLQKAFEIAKRIPIITSAKTLELAKVTQFKTMEFARYIEELARSIPLPPLILNCRAFVEEIIEAVRMDDAEQAPDEENKEGQAVGCNDEIYSIGTEIQCSCSPAGESDDSYMHEECQEIAVQVSVHSQSEKQSIDSLSQGSNQLEH, encoded by the exons ATGAAGCATCCAGGTTTATCAGTAATCTTGACTTTTAATTTTTGCGTATTTGTTTGTGGTTTACATAATGGCACAAATTACAGTTCTGTCATTGTGCGAAAGGGCAGCTCTGTGCCACATGAAGGATCTAATTTCCTTTCAAATCTACCAACGCAACGTGACCTAATAGTGAAAGAAGGAGCAAGTGTGTTGATTGAATGCAATGTGAACAGTAGCCAGTTTTACAACATTGTATGGTACAACTCAAAGGGAAGTCTCCTTGAGGAAAACAGCAAAACAG TTGGAAAATGGCTTATTTTAGATGGTGGAGAACTGAACATCACCAGTGTTACATTTGCAGATCGAGGTCGTTACACATGCGTTGCAACAAACTCTCATGGCACTTCAAGCTACACAGTCACTCTACGTGTTGTCTTTACCACAGGCGATATGGGTATTTATTACATGATAGTTTGCCTGATtgctttttctattattatgataCTGAACATCACTCGCCTCTGTATGATGAGCAGTCACCTCAGGAAAACTGAAAAAGCAATCAATGACTTTTTCAAAATGGAAGGAGCAGAGAAGTTACAGAAAGCATTTGAAATTGCAAAGCGTATTCCTATCATCACATCAGCAAAGACACTTGAGCTGGCTAAAGTAACTCAATTTAAGACCATGGAGTTTGCCAGGTATATAGAAGAACTTGCTCGGAGCATTCCTCTTCCACCTCTTATTTTGAACTGCCGAGCGTTTGTAGAAGAAATCATTGAGGCTGTGCGGATGGATGATGCAGAGCAGGCCCCAGATGAAGAGAACAAAGAGGGGCAGGCAGTAGGCTGTAATGATGAGATCTATAGTATAGGTACTGAAATTCAATGCAGCTGTTCACCTGCAGGGGAATCTGATGACTCATACATGCATGAGGAGTGTCAAGAGATTGCTGTTCAAGTCTCAGTACATTCTCAGTCAGAGAAGCAGAGCATTGACAGTCTTTCTCAAGGAAGCAACCAATTGGAACACTGA